TACCGACACTTCGACTGCTTCGCGCTCAGTGTGAAAGTGATCACCAATGTTTTCAACAAATCAAAATTAAATTGAAAAGGCACTAGCGCCAAGCACGATTATCAGACTAACCCAGTGTTTGGTTAATAGCTTGTAGTATGGCTTGATTTGCTGCGGGAAATTCATAGTTAGCTAATTCGGCTACAGGTACCCAACGCACTTCTTGTCCTTCAACACCACGAGCTGATCCGGAAAATTGCTCAACTAACCAAGTATCTAATCTAACCTGCTTATCACCATAATCATGCTCGATTAAGATTAAAGGCTGACCGTGTTCAAGCTCTAAATCTACTTCTTCTTTAAACTCCCTCACTAGAGCCTTAAACGTCGATTCACCCAACTCAACTTTACCACCGGGGAATTCCCACAATCCGCCTTGATGCTGCTCTTTAGCGCGCTTAGCCAGCAAAATCTGCTTCTGCTCATTAACAACTACACCAACAGCAACATTGACAATTTTCATCGTTGTATTAACACCTTTAATAAACTCAATTTATACTCTTCTCGCTCAGGTCTTATGGTTCATTGTCAGCGCTTACTCGCCCCAATCACATAGTAGAGCATATGCTCATGGGGTCTCGAAGCTTGCCTGCATGGATGCAGGTAAGGGGCGAGAGCTGGACGCGGTAGCTTTGACGGCTTCCCCTAAAACCTGATCGCTTTGACTATATAAACAAAAATCGCCTCAAATGAGGCGATTTTTACAACTTAATAATTTTAGATACAGATTTATTAAGCCAGGCGACCATGGCAAGCTTTATACTTTTTGCCTGAACCACATGGACACGGATCATTTCGCCCTATTTTAGCGCCTTCCCTTACCATAGGACGGTCTGGAGTCGCATGCTCACCTTTGGTTAATTGATCAGCATTCTCATGCTCATACTGCTTTTGCATCGCTTGAGATTCACGACGCTGCTGCTCAACCGCTTCCGCGTCAGATTCATCACGAACTTGAACCTTAGATAAAATATTAACCACATCAAATTTTAACGCATCTAGCATTTGCGAAAACAATTCAAATGACTCACGCTTATATTCTTGCTTAGGATTTTTTTGTGCGTAGCCACGAAGGTGGATCCCTTGACGCAAATGATCCATAGCGGCTAAATGCTCTTTCCAATGCGAATCTAACGACTGCAACATAATACCTTTTTCAAATTGGCGCATAACTTCTTCACCAACATGATCTTCCTTCGCTTTATATTCGGCTAATATTCCTTCAACAATTTTCTCACGCAAAGATTCTTCGTATAACTTGTCGTCTTCTTCAAGCCATTTTTGCAGCGGCATATCCACCATAAAGTCTGCTTTTAAACGCTCCTCTAAACCTGGAACATCCCATAATTCTTCAACTGACTGCGGTGGAATAAAGCTATCAACAGTACGATTAATAACATCTAATCGAATATTATCGATAGTTTCTTTGATATCGCCTTCGTTAAGCAATTCATTACGCTGTTCGTAAACCACTTTACGCTGGTCATTGGCAACATCATCATATTCAAGTAACTGCTTACGAATATCAAAGTTACGCCCTTCAACTTTGCGTTGGG
This genomic window from Saccharobesus litoralis contains:
- the mutT gene encoding 8-oxo-dGTP diphosphatase MutT; translated protein: MKIVNVAVGVVVNEQKQILLAKRAKEQHQGGLWEFPGGKVELGESTFKALVREFKEEVDLELEHGQPLILIEHDYGDKQVRLDTWLVEQFSGSARGVEGQEVRWVPVAELANYEFPAANQAILQAINQTLG